The Thunnus maccoyii chromosome 24, fThuMac1.1, whole genome shotgun sequence DNA window AAGGCACAATAGGCCTATGCTTTGAAGACCATGGGGGTAAGTTGAATTTATAGCTTTTAATAGTTTGTTGATCTCTCAAGTATgttagaaacatggtggtgtaCATTGCTTTATTTGAATGGGTCAATTTGCTATGTTTTTTATGGAGCCCCTAAAGTCCTGAAaggtagtattttttttatcttgtgcgcATGTCCTCTTAAACTTTCTGTTGTGATATGTATAGACGTGTACGTATGTCGTGCCGTGTCCATATGAGTCAATATGCACTGTGTTACTGTGCATATTGACACATGTCAATATGTCAACAGGATGGTTTGATAAGGTTGTGTTGAAAACCTTTCTTGAGTTAAACAGGATAGCTACTCTCTTCTTAAAGAGAACAGACCGTAGTGTCTTGGAGTGTCAGACCTGCAGAAGCTAACTGGTCCAACTGGTCCAACTGGCCTGCCTCCCTCAAACTAAGGAGACCTAATGGATCTTCATGTTGAGAAGAAATGATTTTGACATCACATCATGTTGGAGAGCAGTGTATTTTGTTAAATCATAGGTTTAAATCATTGTAGCATTTTCTCCAGGTTACAGTTTCTTTGATCTACCTTTACTGTACAAGATAAGGGACATACAATTTCTAATCTTTAAGTTAAAACTACtacaatcaatattttcatatcaacaatggatcaaatgactatgcaTGATGTAAAAGAGATTGCTTATAGTGATAAATCCACAGACAATCATCATCCAACTCTACAGTTCCCCTCATTGCTACTGagctttttagtgtctttaaGCTTGTTGTGTTAGCAACTCCAACGTTTTGGtttactctcactgctctcatcagtgtcATGATTTCAActaaaaagttctgataaacgccctgcacactacctgcccggcaccaaacagcagacagacaaagttagcagctagctagcttgtGACTACAGTGGAGCATTAAGCAGCTAAAGAGGCAGGCATATctctcaggagctggtggagaccaaaacaaagctaaaagaggAGTGAATATTGGAATTCTCCAGGTCACAAGTTAATCAGTTAATGCAAGTTTAAGGTAACTGTCACTCCATTCAAGAAAAAAGTACAAGTGGAACAAAATTAGAAATGTCATACAAGACAACACAAGGAGCTACACTGAGTAACAAGACAATAGACAATATTCAACCAAAGAGGACACACTGTTAAATTAGAAATAACAAATGCACCATAATATAAGGatagacacaaagagggatCATGTGATGGTGGCAAGGTGAGCACAACGTTTTGGCTTGAGCTCCGTGCCTCTCGATTCTaattatttgtttatcctgCGTTGGAAGCTACTTTTGGTATCAACATTTCGTGCTATGTCATTAAATCTTACGGCCACAGTCTTTTGACAAAATGGGAAGAAACCAAAGGAATAGAGACAAAAAAGACACCCCGTCTGAGCCTGGTGAGTACGCACAAGGCGGTGACCAGACCAAATCTGATATCTCTGATGAACTCAACACAGCCCTTGCTAAAGCCCTTATTTTGATTGCTGCTAATATTATAAAAGTAATACTCTTTACACAGATGACGTGTTGATATTTTTATCAAGACCACAAACCTCTATTCCCTGCCTGACCCAAGCCAATCCAAAATTTGGCACCTCTTCAGGGTACAAAATTAATTTAGCAAAGTCTGAAGCCATGCCACTGGGGTCTCTAACATCTGTCTGAAGCCTGTCAGAGCCCTTTCCTTTCCGTTGGTCACCCTCTCGTTTACTCCCTACCTCTTTCTTGGCTGGGTAGGATTGCTCTCATTAAAATGAACATCCTGCCCAGACTCTATTCACTGCAAAAGATCCCTATTTTGTTATCAAACAAGGTTATCAAGGTGCTTGAAGTTTGGCTGAGTGCCTTTATCAGGAGCAAAAAGAAGCCCTGACTGAAGATGGCAAAACTCCAATGGCCAGCTCTGATGGGGGCTTAGATGTACCAAATGTGAGCCTCTATCAGTTGGCAGCACGCCTCCAAGTGATAGCGGATTGGCTCAAATATGACCCAGCCTCAATTTGGCTCAACACTGAATCCTCTCAGTCCAAATGCTCTTTGTGGAAATTGTTGTTTGTGAATAACTTTGAGTCTGAAAGGACCTCTGTACTAACCCCATCACTTTAAGTGCAGTCAAAGCCTGGACATCCATCTGTACAATACCTCTATTCTGGATAGCCCAGACTTTCTGCCAGGCTGTCAAGACTAGGGCTTTAAAGCATGGTGCACCCAGGGGCTAACAAAGCTGGGAGATTTATTCCATGGCCAGACTTTACTATCCTTTCAGCAGCTACAGCAGCGATATGGCTTACAGAAATGTGaatttttctgatatttacaAATCAGACACCTCATCACTAAATCTACCACATTACCAACCAATAGTGCCACCTCACATGTAAAAAGGGCCTTGTCTTTACAAGTATCCAAGAAAcacattactgtattttatagaGCCCTAAATTCCAACTCATCTCTAACTTTGCAAAGTTACTAAACAAGCCTGGGAGAGACACTTGGGCATCTCTATTGATGATCTAAACTGGCAGGAAGTGTGGGTTCATGCTATGGAAATATCTATCTGTAATCAAACCTAATCTACTCTAGTTAAGAATTGTACATGGCACACATATAATACctgctcacaaaaacaaaatggatgCTGATGCACCTCCGCTCTGCAGTAAGTGTAACTCTGAGACAATTACATTCACTGTTTCTGGTCATGTGTGAAGCTACAAAACTATTGGTCTGGTATTGTGGATGAACTGTGTTATTTTTGGTGTTTCAATAGAGTTAGACCCTATGTGCCTCCTACTTGGTCTTCCAAATGGTCATATTATAAATATCAAAAACAGGATGTTATTCAATTTATTGACTTTTGCCACTACGAAGAATATTTTGGTCTTTTGGATCAAAGATGCTGCTCTAAGAAAAAAGTTGTGGCACAATCTTATAATGGAGTGTATTCCCAATGAATACATCTCATGTATGCTTCACTCCTCAGTGGTCGCTTTCTATAAAGTTTGAGACTCAGAGGGTTTCCTAAATCGGCTTAGCCTGTCtctgtacctttttttttactgcaaaaccTGTTTTCCTGTAACCTTgctatttgtttatatatttatttatttgatgtcaCCTTCATCTGTTGTAGGGGGTGGTGAAGGTTGGGAATGGATATAATGCCCtctatttttttgtcttatgtgaaaaatgtaataaacatattctttaaaaaaaaaaggatggacACAATtataactaagtacatttactcaagtgctgtacttTAGTACAATTtggaggtacttgtactttactatTTCTACTTAGTGTTTCCCTTTTATACTTTTACCCCACTATATTTGAGGGAAATATTGAAACTTTTTactccacaacatttattttacagctgtaGTATCTAGTTGCTTTGCATATTAAGAATTTACGCACAAAACGTGaccattttataaaatatgaagcaCTGTTATAAATTAAGCTACTCaagtgtatatagtgtatatatgaAAAGATGGCATCAGCAATCAGCACCATTAGTGCAAAAAGAGATAGAGCAAGTGTAGAGGGGGGTGAAACCTGGCAGCATGCAGGAAGAAGCTGTTTTAGAGGTTGCAGAACTGGTCTGGGATGCTGCGGTACCTTTTTTCCAGACACCATGGTGGTAAAGAGGGCTGCTGGGAGGGGTCAACCATCTGCAGGACCTCCAGCACAGCTCCAACACATGCATGAAGGCGTACTGTAtgaggaaaagagaaataatttcACATATTTGTCTGTGTTATCTTGTTATTGATGCAAAGTTTTTCAGCTAGTGGCTAGAGAATCCGATGTGTCTGGTTGTTTTTAAGAGCAACTCAGATTCCCTATAGTGATTTTTTctcaatttgtgtttttttacgcCCTTCTCTTTCCATTCTGGTTGTTTTTCAGGtatgtgttgctgctgttcaCTCTGTTCTTCATCCCAGGAGTGGTGATGATTATAGCCTACGGTTTGATCTCCAGAGAGCTGTACCGAGGCATTCAGTTTGAGCTGAGCCAGAACAGAGAGACCACTGGTGAGATTCATCATAAATTCAATCCATACTGCAGAAGgctttttgttcacattttactCATACTGTAGACCAAAACATCTATTTAACTTTTTATAGACCTTTATATGAAGCAGCAGtcaattacaataaaaaagataGGAAACAGTCCAGTAAATATccttaaaatataataattgcAATACTGTAACAATTAGATTCCAATTAAATCCATAAATGATTGAGTGTGTTCTTAGTGTTTTAGTTTGTAATTTCTAATACTTATAGTCACATATTAGaatagacacaaacaaactccCATTTTCACGCAATACAGACAAACATTCCTGCAAAGggaaatttgcattttttgcctGAGGCAGAGAATGACATATTTTATTGCTACCCACAGGTTCTGCACCTGTTACATCCAAAAATAACATCCTTCTCAGTTGTCGTAAAGCTAACTCTACTTGTTTTCATGCCTATTTGGAATGTCTCCATGGCCCTTACAGCGGGTATTTTCCATAGAAAAGGGAGAATCTGTCAAGTATAGCTGCATGGAATGTAAATGCTTGCAGAAAAACGGTCCCTTCAGGTGAAATATAACTGCTGTTGTAACTACGTGCATTGGGAGCAGCAGTTTCCATGGAGTCCAGCTTTGAGGGTGATTCATCAAGGTTGAGACGTTCTGAAAAAGCCTTCAGTTCTGTTATTGTATTGCTAAACATGGTGTGTAGTTTCTGTGCTATAGcagcaaaaataatgaaatctcATCTTCAGCATTTAGTGaatgttttttactgttaataGTTCAACATGTCAGTCAAACTGCCCCTCACTTACACTTTTGCCTTGACCCTCCACAGGCCAGAAGAACGGTGTAGGGAGGGGTGCTGCAGGGTGcaacgatgatgatgatggttgcTACATCCAGGTGTCCAAAAAACCCTCTTCTGCTGTGGAGCTCCCCACCCTCTCTGCCTCGTCTGGCGCCACCCAGGCCAAGACTGAGCGCGCCCGTAGCAACACCTCGGAGGCCAAGCTGCAGGCCAAGAGGCGAGTCATCCGCATGCTGATGGTGATTGTGGCACTCTTCTTCATCTGCTGGATGCCCCTGTACTCAGCCAACACCTGGAAGGCCTTTGACCTGAACTCAGCCTCAAGAGCCCTCTCAGGAGCACCCATCTCCTTCATCCACCTGCTGTCCTACACCTCGGCTTGCGTCAACCCCATCATTTACTGCTTCATGAACACGCGCTTCCGTAAGGCCCTGCTGTCCACCTTCGCCTGCTGCTATCGCAACCGGCTCTGCCGCCAGTGCTGGTGGTGCAGGAAGAGGGAGGCAGGAGAAGACGGCATCACTGCCACCTCCATGGCCACGTCAATGGCTACCTCCATGTCCAAGTTCAGCTACACCACCGTCAGCACCACCGGTACCTGCTGAGCCTCGAGGAAAGCTAGATGGTTGCGGCAGGGGCCGCCGCACGGCGGTTACTGTGCACCATCTGTTTTTTCAAtcttctgtttttcactctTCATCTTAATATGCTATGCTATCATGTGCTGAGTAAAATCCCTGCCCATGTTTATGAGGCCTTTTTAAAAGGTCTTGTTCGAATTCTGTGTGCATGGTTGCAGAATGTGAGGCGGGGAAAACgctgttttattttggtgacattctttttcctctgtttaaTTGGCAGCATCTGCTTTTTGGCATCCTGAAGAGAATATCAAGTGCCTGTGCTCTTTGTGTGGCTTTGTTTGTCATGAGTTTGTGAGACggacatgaaatgaaaatatgaaccctgtgtacatgtaaatactgtttttatgttGGTTCGTGCCAAAGGTTAATTTTTGACAGAGACATACTGTTGAACAATGAGGACTCATTAACTCAGTAATGAATCAGTATGTATTTCAACTCCTTTTGTTTAATGTTGTTTaatcttcattcattcagaacatttctctctctctcagttatTCTATTGAAGGCCAAGTTTTTGGTTTGTTGAATCCCAAATTCATGAAATATTTGAATACTAAAACATCATCCTGTTTACACCAAAAGATATCAAATGGACCAGGGTTAGTCCAGCTTTTCTTGACTTTGTTCTTGCTTAGTTCTCTGTTCGTGTTTCTCTcttattttgttatgtttcatCATTTCTTGTGTGTAAAGCCGATTTCTGCAAGTATCCAAATAcgaaaattaattaatttggaTTTTGTTGGCATCTTAGTAATAACAGGATACCCTGACCCTTCTACAACAGCACTTTGCGATTCAGGCTGACAAAGCAGGTGCATCTTTACATAAATGTCTTGAAGACAGCATCTTAACACTGTCATTTTGCCTTATTTCGTGCCATGCATGAGCAGGAAAGCCTGATGTATAGAATCAGGCAATTTTCTTGTCAACAAAAAGGTTTGGTCACGGAGCGTCAATGTGCAGTCAACACTGCCACAGATGTATGTGGAATACTGATGCAGACATTAACATCAGGAAATGAATTAGTAGAAAAAAGTGCAGATAGTTCATCCATGAAAGGCTGATCGCACCTGCTTGTTGCTCCAGCCTGCCCCTGCTACAAATGGCACAGAAAAATGCTTTAGTCAAACTCACCTTTTCTGCTCAATTATCTCTGTGGTGTCTTTTATGTGCTCTGCCTTCCACCACAGTGCAGCCAATTACCCTAACCATTACCGGAGTACAAAGCTCCCCGTTTCCAGGGTAGACTAACGAGGTGTTTCTCAGGGACCCTCTCCAGCAGTGCAAAATTCAAGGCTTTGCCTTTGTAAAAGTGATGACAAATGGCCCCGATGACACACTACATCCAAGCCCTTCAATTCTTTAATAACaacaaatttgatttaaatagCATCTTTCATACAAAGAATGTTGCTCAATGTGCACTACAATTAGGAGAATcgaaaaaacagacaagaaaataGTTGGGCAAAAAGGTAGTAGTTAAATAACAAATTAGAATAAGAATAAAAGCAgtaattaaatacaaaattttaaaggaatattttgacATTACGGGATAAACACTTGTTTGcgttcttgctgagagttagttGAGAacattgataccactctcatgccTATCCGTTAAATATGAAGATACAGCCTGAAGCTGGTTCGCTTAGCTTAGCGTtgagactggaagcaggggaaaacagctagcctggctctgtaaaaggtaaaaaaaaatctgcctaccaagctcatttgtttaatcaaacaaaaactaaaatgtaaaaatgactatttgtgtttatgtgctggaactatttcttggatGGGCGAAGGGTAACCAAGATAGCTGTTTGGTCAACTGCCGTTTCATTGGACAATCCTCTTACTGCTTTTCTGCCTCCATTCTTCATCTTTCCTCTTCCATTTGATTTAGCTCGTCTGTGTACTTTGATTTTGATAAATGTGGTCAACCATCAAAGTGAAAGGACTCACATTTGTCTTCATGATAGTCCAGGTGATAACAGCACTTGAATCTATAACATATAGATA harbors:
- the cckbra gene encoding cholecystokinin receptor-like; this encodes MALQAVNVSVVEVSGCVKQGNLSMEVTDYNDSCTNSSVLPRPTTRTKEMDSLRILLYSLIFLLSVFGNLLIIIVLILNKRMRTVTNSFLLSLAVSDLMMAIFCMPFTLIPNILEDFIFGAAMCKIVTYFMGISVSISTFSLVAIAIERYSAICNPLKSRAWQTRSHAYRVIAATWVVSLLIMVPYPVFSALRSFPKTNGTVGHMCRLDWPSREAEQTWYVLLLFTLFFIPGVVMIIAYGLISRELYRGIQFELSQNRETTGQKNGVGRGAAGCNDDDDGCYIQVSKKPSSAVELPTLSASSGATQAKTERARSNTSEAKLQAKRRVIRMLMVIVALFFICWMPLYSANTWKAFDLNSASRALSGAPISFIHLLSYTSACVNPIIYCFMNTRFRKALLSTFACCYRNRLCRQCWWCRKREAGEDGITATSMATSMATSMSKFSYTTVSTTGTC